A window from Primulina eburnea isolate SZY01 chromosome 2, ASM2296580v1, whole genome shotgun sequence encodes these proteins:
- the LOC140819024 gene encoding BAG family molecular chaperone regulator 2, whose translation MMRMRTKSNGLPQMSGGLGDGGGVSNGRGGRGEAGEKPWELRPGGMLVQKRTEADQSHVPPPPIRVRVKYGSVYHEIHINSQASFGELKKMLAGPTGLHHQDQKLFYKDKERDSNTFLDSVGVKDKSKIVLVEDAISQEKRYLEMRKTAKMEKAAKSVSEISMEVDRLAGKVSALETVVSKGGKVVEKDVVDLIELLMNQLLKLDGIVADGEVKLQRKIQVRRVQKYVEILDVLKLKNSATLSNGNHVVTPTQQNQPQQQNYANGHTASPFQPLMNSKGNVTSPVQPQQPRHSFGSSLTDSPKHIQDQPSRQSSSTSAVVITTQWETFDSTPAPTPGTHTIGTNTFHPVKPSFTWDLL comes from the exons ATGATGCGGATGAGGACTAAGAGTAATGGGTTGCCGCAAATGAGCGGTGGTTTGGGCGATGGCGGTGGTGTTAGTAATGGCCGAGGAGGCCGTGGTGAAGCCGGTGAGAAACCATGGGAGCTTAGGCCCGGCGGAATGTTGGTTCAGAAGCGGACCGAAGCAGACCAAAGCCACGTCCCTCCACCTCCAATTCGCGTGCGCGTCAAATATGGGTCGGTATACCATGAAATTCATATCAACTCTCAGGCCAGCTTTG GAGAGTTGAAGAAGATGCTGGCCGGGCCAACCGGATTGCACCACCAAGATCAGAAGCTGTTTTACAAGGATAAAGAAAGGGATTCAAATACATTTCTTGACAGTGTAGGAGTGAAGGACAAATCCAAAATCGTTCTTGTTGAGGATGCTATTAGCCAAGAGAAACGATACCTAGAGATGAGAAAGACTGCTAAAATGGAAAAGGCTGCAAAATCAGTATCAGAAATCAGCATGGAGGTTGATAGGCTTGCTGGGAAG GTGTCGGCTCTTGAAACTGTAGTTTCTAAAGGTGGGAAAGTGGTTGAAAAAGATGTAGTAGACCTGATCGAGTTGTTGATGAATCAGTTGCTTAAATTGGATGGCATTGTTGCTGATGGAGAAGTCAAATTACAGAGGAAAATACAG GTGAGGAGAGTGCAAAAGTATGTTGAGATTCTTGATGTATTGAAGTTAAAAAATTCAGCAACCTTAAGCAATGGAAACCACGTTGTAACACCCACTCAACAAAATCAGCCTCAGCAGCAGAATTATGCAAATGGACACACAGCTTCACCATTTCAACCGCTTATGAATTCAAAAGGGAATGTAACATCCCCCGTTCAACCGCAGCAACCAAGGCATTCCTTCGGTAGTTCTTTGACAGATTCACCCAAGCATATTCAGGATCAACCTTCTAGACAGTCGAGTTCTACATCAGCTGTCGTGATCACCACACAGTGGGAAACTTTTGACTCTACCCCAGCACCGACTCCTGGTACCCATACAATAGGGACAAATACATTTCATCCGGTAAAACCTAGTTTTACATGGGACTTGCTTTAA
- the LOC140819030 gene encoding DNA-directed RNA polymerases II, IV and V subunit 6A-like isoform X1: protein MADEDYEMDGGYEDEPMDPEIDEGPEVEDDDNEDAPDAIEGDGDEKREHEPVERPLKTSKYMTKYERGRILGTRALQIRLQRRSYDSEKFHFTIRRYLPDGSYEDWGVDELIVEDSWKRQIGGE, encoded by the exons ATGGCGGACGAAGACTATGAGATGGACGGAGG ATACGAGGATGAGCCCATGGATCCCGAGATTGAT GAAGGGCCGGAAGTTGAAGATGATGACAACGAGGACGCTCCTGACGCGATCGAAGGCGACGGGGATGAGAAACGGGAGCACGAACCCGTTGAACGCCCTCTGAAAACATCAAAATATATGACCAAGTACGAAAGAGGTAGGATTCTGGGCACACGGGCTCTGCAGATAAG ATTGCAACGAAGGAGCTACGACAGCGAAAAATTCCACTTCACTATTCGTCGATACCTTCCCGATGGAAG CTATGAAGATTGGGGTGTGGATGAATTGATTGTGGAAGACTCTTGGAAAAGACAAATTGGGGGAGAGTGA
- the LOC140819030 gene encoding DNA-directed RNA polymerases II, IV and V subunit 6A-like isoform X2 encodes MADEDYEMDGGYEDEPMDPEIDEGPEVEDDDNEDAPDAIEGDGDEKREHEPVERPLKTSKYMTKYERDCNEGATTAKNSTSLFVDTFPMEDWGVDELIVEDSWKRQIGGE; translated from the exons ATGGCGGACGAAGACTATGAGATGGACGGAGG ATACGAGGATGAGCCCATGGATCCCGAGATTGAT GAAGGGCCGGAAGTTGAAGATGATGACAACGAGGACGCTCCTGACGCGATCGAAGGCGACGGGGATGAGAAACGGGAGCACGAACCCGTTGAACGCCCTCTGAAAACATCAAAATATATGACCAAGTACGAAAGAG ATTGCAACGAAGGAGCTACGACAGCGAAAAATTCCACTTCACTATTCGTCGATACCTTCCCGATGGAAG ATTGGGGTGTGGATGAATTGATTGTGGAAGACTCTTGGAAAAGACAAATTGGGGGAGAGTGA
- the LOC140819030 gene encoding DNA-directed RNA polymerases II, IV and V subunit 6A-like isoform X3 has protein sequence MDPEIDEGPEVEDDDNEDAPDAIEGDGDEKREHEPVERPLKTSKYMTKYERGRILGTRALQIRLQRRSYDSEKFHFTIRRYLPDGSYEDWGVDELIVEDSWKRQIGGE, from the exons ATGGATCCCGAGATTGAT GAAGGGCCGGAAGTTGAAGATGATGACAACGAGGACGCTCCTGACGCGATCGAAGGCGACGGGGATGAGAAACGGGAGCACGAACCCGTTGAACGCCCTCTGAAAACATCAAAATATATGACCAAGTACGAAAGAGGTAGGATTCTGGGCACACGGGCTCTGCAGATAAG ATTGCAACGAAGGAGCTACGACAGCGAAAAATTCCACTTCACTATTCGTCGATACCTTCCCGATGGAAG CTATGAAGATTGGGGTGTGGATGAATTGATTGTGGAAGACTCTTGGAAAAGACAAATTGGGGGAGAGTGA
- the LOC140819030 gene encoding DNA-directed RNA polymerases II, IV and V subunit 6A-like isoform X7, giving the protein MADEDYEMDGGYEDEPMDPEIDEGPEVEDDDNEDAPDAIEGDGDEKREHEPVERPLKTSKYMTKYERDCNEGATTAKNSTSLFVDTFPMEAMKIGVWMN; this is encoded by the exons ATGGCGGACGAAGACTATGAGATGGACGGAGG ATACGAGGATGAGCCCATGGATCCCGAGATTGAT GAAGGGCCGGAAGTTGAAGATGATGACAACGAGGACGCTCCTGACGCGATCGAAGGCGACGGGGATGAGAAACGGGAGCACGAACCCGTTGAACGCCCTCTGAAAACATCAAAATATATGACCAAGTACGAAAGAG ATTGCAACGAAGGAGCTACGACAGCGAAAAATTCCACTTCACTATTCGTCGATACCTTCCCGATGGAAG CTATGAAGATTGGGGTGTGGATGAATTGA
- the LOC140819030 gene encoding DNA-directed RNA polymerases II, IV and V subunit 6A-like isoform X4, whose translation MADEDYEMDGGYEDEPMDPEIDEGPEVEDDDNEDAPDAIEGDGDEKREHEPVERPLKTSKYMTKYERGRILGTRALQIRLQRRSYDSEKFHFTIRRYLPDGRLGCG comes from the exons ATGGCGGACGAAGACTATGAGATGGACGGAGG ATACGAGGATGAGCCCATGGATCCCGAGATTGAT GAAGGGCCGGAAGTTGAAGATGATGACAACGAGGACGCTCCTGACGCGATCGAAGGCGACGGGGATGAGAAACGGGAGCACGAACCCGTTGAACGCCCTCTGAAAACATCAAAATATATGACCAAGTACGAAAGAGGTAGGATTCTGGGCACACGGGCTCTGCAGATAAG ATTGCAACGAAGGAGCTACGACAGCGAAAAATTCCACTTCACTATTCGTCGATACCTTCCCGATGGAAG ATTGGGGTGTGGATGA
- the LOC140819030 gene encoding DNA-directed RNA polymerases II, IV and V subunit 6A-like isoform X5 — translation MADEDYEMDGGYEDEPMDPEIDEGPEVEDDDNEDAPDAIEGDGDEKREHEPVERPLKTSKYMTKYERDCNEGATTAKNSTSLFVDTFPMEGKIQIPDRRLGCG, via the exons ATGGCGGACGAAGACTATGAGATGGACGGAGG ATACGAGGATGAGCCCATGGATCCCGAGATTGAT GAAGGGCCGGAAGTTGAAGATGATGACAACGAGGACGCTCCTGACGCGATCGAAGGCGACGGGGATGAGAAACGGGAGCACGAACCCGTTGAACGCCCTCTGAAAACATCAAAATATATGACCAAGTACGAAAGAG ATTGCAACGAAGGAGCTACGACAGCGAAAAATTCCACTTCACTATTCGTCGATACCTTCCCGATGGAAGGTAAGATTCAAATTCCCGATAGAAG ATTGGGGTGTGGATGA
- the LOC140819030 gene encoding DNA-directed RNA polymerases II, IV and V subunit 6A-like isoform X6 — MADEDYEMDGGYEDEPMDPEIDEGPEVEDDDNEDAPDAIEGDGDEKREHEPVERPLKTSKYMTKYERGRILGTRALQIRLQRRSYDSEKFHFTIRRYLPDGR, encoded by the exons ATGGCGGACGAAGACTATGAGATGGACGGAGG ATACGAGGATGAGCCCATGGATCCCGAGATTGAT GAAGGGCCGGAAGTTGAAGATGATGACAACGAGGACGCTCCTGACGCGATCGAAGGCGACGGGGATGAGAAACGGGAGCACGAACCCGTTGAACGCCCTCTGAAAACATCAAAATATATGACCAAGTACGAAAGAGGTAGGATTCTGGGCACACGGGCTCTGCAGATAAG ATTGCAACGAAGGAGCTACGACAGCGAAAAATTCCACTTCACTATTCGTCGATACCTTCCCGATGGAAGGTAA
- the LOC140824471 gene encoding probable methyltransferase PMT15, which produces MGGPPPPHYTPLSKPTPNAAASYLKKPRLFSLAIVTILCSFSYLFGVWKHGGANTSNLGATIPCLIATSTNKTRPTSSSTVKLDFATHHAAADGGAHDDMSGVKIKKYPPCDIKYSEYTPCEDQKRSLKFERDRLIYRERHCPAKEELLKCRVPAPHGYRNPFKWPQSRDLVWYANVPHKELTVEKAVQIWIWFEGDRFRFPGGGTMFPNGAGAYIDDIGKWINLKDGSIRTAIDTGCGVASWGAYLLSRNILTMSFAPRDTHEAQVQFALERGVPALIGVIASKRLPYPSRAFDMAHCSRCLIPWGEYDGAYLIEVDCVLRPGGYWILSGPPIRWRRYWKGWDRSREDLNSEQMHIENITRSLCWKKLVEKDDISIRQKPLNHRKCKQLKSIVKNPPFCPTDQNPDKSWYTNLETCLTRLPDVSTDEEVAGSELGKWPNRLTALPPRISRGKINGVTRETFHQDLQLWKMRVSYYKTVNNKLGQKGRYRNILDMNTFLGGFAANLIDDPLWVMNVVPVEAKINTLGVIYERGLIGTYQSWCEAMPTYPRTYDLIHADSIFTLYKDRCGMEDILLEMDMILRPEGSLIIRDDVDILVKVKRIADGLNWDSQIVDHEDGPLEREKLLFGVKLYWTTPASAANAT; this is translated from the exons ATGGGAGGCCCGCCTCCTCCTCACTACACTCCACTCTCCAAACCCACGCCCAACGCCGCCGCGTCCTACCTTAAAAAACCTAGACTCTTCTCCTTAGCCATAGTCACAATCCTCTGCTCCTTCTCCTATCTCTTTGGCGTCTGGAAACACGGCGGCGCCAACACCTCGAATCTTGGTGCTACCATCCCATGCTTGATCGCCACCTCAACAAACAAAACCCGCCCGACCTCCTCATCCACGGTTAAACTCGACTTCGCCACCCATCATGCCGCAGCGGACGGTGGAGCACATGACGATATGTCCGGCGTGAAAATCAAGAAATACCCTCCATGTGACATAAAGTACAGTGAATACACCCCATGCGAAGACCAGAAAAGATCGCTGAAATTCGAGCGTGACAGATTGATATACAGAGAGAGGCACTGTCCTGCGAAAGAAGAGTTGTTGAAATGCCGGGTTCCGGCGCCACATGGTTACAGAAACCCTTTCAAGTGGCCGCAGAGCAGGGATCTGGTGTGGTACGCAAATGTACCACACAAGGAATTGACCGTCGAGAAGGCGGTTCAGATTTGGATTTGGTTCGAGGGAGACCGGTTCAGGTTCCCAGGTGGTGGAACGATGTTCCCTAATGGCGCTGGCGCTTATATCGATGATATTGGAAAGTGGATTAATTTGAAGGATGGCTCCATTCGGACCGCCATTGATACTGGCTGCG GGGTTGCGAGCTGGGGTGCTTATCTTTTATCAAGAAACATCCTTACAATGTCGTTTGCACCGAGGGACACACATGAAGCACAGGTGCAATTCGCTTTGGAACGAGGAGTTCCTGCGTTGATCGGTGTCATCGCCTCCAAGAGGCTACCATACCCGTCTAGGGCTTTCGACATGGCACATTGCTCGCGTTGCCTCATTCCATGGGGCGAATATG atGGTGCATACTTGATCGAAGTTGATTGTGTTCTAAGGCCGGGCGGGTACTGGATCCTATCAGGTCCACCTATCCGTTGGAGAAGGTACTGGAAAGGGTGGGATAGGTCGAGGGAGGATTTGAATTCGGAGCAAATGCATATTGAGAACATAACTAGGAGCCTATGTTGGAAGAAGCTAGTCGAAAAGGATGATATCTCTATTCGGCAAAAACCACTGAATCACAGGAAGTGCAAACAACTTAAATCAATCGTCAAGAACCCCCCATTTTGCCCTACTGATCAGAACCCGGATAAATCTTG GTACACAAATTTAGAAACTTGCTTGACTCGTTTACCCGATGTTTCCACCGATGAGGAGGTAGCCGGCAGTGAGCTAGGAAAGTGGCCAAATCGGCTAACTGCCTTACCTCCTAGGATCAGTCGAGGAAAGATAAACGGAGTAACCCGAGAAACATTTCATCAGGATTTGCAACTGTGGAAGATGAGGGTCTCGTATTATAAAACGGTTAATAACAAGTTAGGCCAAAAGGGAAGGTATCGCAACATCCTTGATATGAACACTTTCTTGGGTGGATTCGCTGCTAATTTGATCGACGATCCTCTTTGGGTAATGAACGTAGTTCCTGTCGAGGCTAAGATCAACACGCTTGGTGTCATCTATGAACGAGGGTTGATTGGAACTTATCAGAGCTG GTGTGAAGCAATGCCAACTTATCCAAGAACGTACGATCTCATTCATGCTGATTCAATATTTACCCTCTACAAAGATAG ATGTGGAATGGAAGATATTTTATTAGAAATGGACATGATCTTGAGACCCGAAGGAAGTTTGATTATTCGAGACGATGTAGATATATTAGTGAAGGTAAAAAGAATTGCAGATGGATTGAATTGGGATAGTCAAATCGTGGATCATGAAGATGGACCATTGGAGAGGGAGAAGCTTTTGTTTGGAGTGAAATTATACTGGACAACTCCGGCTTCTGCTGCTAATGCTACTTAG